ACAATAAACCGTTTAAAAAGAGAGTTCTCATATATTAATACAGATGGCTTTCAACCGGACGATGTAGAATGTTTGTCTTTTTCTTCACTCCTAAAACCGGTAAAGTTGACGTttccaagaaaattttttgtattgtttataaaattttatattttataaattatttaactgtaattcaaagtataaataaataattgtatagttaattttttataaaaaaatatttaaaaaaggtttttttaaatcatctttaaGTTACTACTTATGTAAACATATTTACCGAATGCATTGtgaaaaattgtcttttttaatttttatcttttgtttatactttagaaaataagttttggtAATTGTCCACAACATGCAGAAAAAAGTGCTTTAAATAAAGGATTTTGTCTTGATCAAAATATTAACATGactataaaagttaaaaattgcgCAGGTACAGTTGCatctaatttattttctcaTGTTTATGATACCAATTTATCAAATAATGTTCTCAATAAAAATGATGTTAAACTAAAACAAAgacgaaaaagaaaaaagtctaTTTGTTCAAAACAATGCCCGATTTTAgatggttcaaaaaaaaaagttaaagatgtGGAAACTGTACCTTCAACAAAAAGTAACAGTTTTACAACATCAAAtaacgttttttcaaaaaacaatctGGAAATGAGGCTATATTATGAGAAGAACGAGTTTCATGGTTACACTCAGTATTTACGTAAACTAGCATCAATAATTAGTGATGTCAACTTTGATGATAAGTTATCTCAATTGTTTTATAACCAGTTATCTAGACCTTTTGAAGATACTTGTATGCaacctttaaaatattgtgaAAGAAATGTTGATAACTACGCAAGAATCCTCACAGAATCAAAGAAAATggttgtttattaatatttattattatttttttttgtcatcaatCATTATGA
This Hydra vulgaris chromosome 04, alternate assembly HydraT2T_AEP DNA region includes the following protein-coding sequences:
- the LOC105843161 gene encoding uncharacterized protein LOC105843161 → MFQNPQMPFLINHFEQYNNALSYPPENTFMGMLQSPYFPHSISSDYKYLNATNLWPFQQPFLQDQIHMFASLPSINASSSSFLPIPGNFFTHQSRIAQTEKYDLKIPNVDAENSINLDSQTINRLKREFSYINTDGFQPDDVECLSFSSLLKPKISFGNCPQHAEKSALNKGFCLDQNINMTIKVKNCAGTVASNLFSHVYDTNLSNNVLNKNDVKLKQRRKRKKSICSKQCPILDGSKKKVKDVETVPSTKSNSFTTSNNVFSKNNLEMRLYYEKNEFHGYTQYLRKLASIISDVNFDDKLSQLFYNQLSRPFEDTCMQPLKYCERNVDNYARILTESKKMQSVYADCSLSMQYDKYPLQMQFDQAMEHSNPILIKHLRLSVE